A section of the Salvelinus sp. IW2-2015 linkage group LG7, ASM291031v2, whole genome shotgun sequence genome encodes:
- the plagx gene encoding zinc finger protein PLAGL2, with product MFQQKEHLKSHLQAQYANRQVFQCQECGKQYSTQLGYRRHLLATHTPSSLSGELHFQEGEPTLLEQLGSHTDRPQPLEGATDAIRERKYSCERCDRRFYTRKDVRRHAVVHTGRRDFLCPRCAQRFGRRDHLTRHLKKSHVQEATPTTPTATPAPTTPGPVKEEQSPLSCGMGPPSKEPIETFPMDMYSSYPLQTMSNPGMGHHHHSLMQVSLSTAMGMGRHMPDPAPHPHSHHHLPQPQQQQQPYGHMPRYQHGSTSYPHPDTESFLMDLQSGLPPHLTAASSSTSSSPQREVLSEAQGGPGAGDPHILSRSPALSSAELSCAANMDLGPLLGFLPFGLPPYSAHMSMGGLVMGYPSTSTSTVPPSSSPLPSQAPGGLTFLQPPQLHAPQGPGTHNNNQLPQGFSNPGMSTSTSLPRYYQAFQQ from the coding sequence ATGTTCCAACAGAAGGAGCACCTGAAAAGCCACCTTCAGGCCCAATACGCCAACAGGCAGGTGTTCCAATGCCAGGAGTGTGGCAAACAGTACAGCACTCAGCTGGGCTACCGGCGCCACCTTCTGGCCACCCACACCCCCAGCTCCCTCTCTGGGGAGCTCCATTTCCAGGAGGGGGAGCCCACCCTGCTGGAGCAGCTAGGGAGCCACACCGACAGGCCTCAGCCACTGGAGGGTGCCACCGACGCCATCAGGGAGAGGAAGTATTCGTGCGAGCGTTGCGACCGACGCTTCTACACCCGCAAGGATGTGCGGCGCCACGCTGTGGTTCACACGGGCCGCCGGGACTTTCTGTGCCCGCGCTGTGCCCAGCGCTTTGGCCGCAGGGACCATCTGACACGCCACCTGAAGAAGAGCCACGTCCAGGAGGCCACACCCACCACCCCCACAGCCACACCTGCCCCCACCACACCTGGCCCCGTAAAGGAGGAGCAGAGTCCGCTGTCATGTGGCATGGGGCCCCCCTCAAAGGAGCCCATAGAGACCTTCCCCATGGACATGTACAGCAGCTACCCCCTGCAGACCATGTCCAATCCAGGCATgggccaccaccaccactccctcATGCAGGTTTCCCTGTCCACGGCCATGGGGATGGGCCGCCACATGCCGGACCCCGCTCCCCATCCCCattcccaccaccacctcccccagccccagcagcaacagcagccttATGGCCACATGCCCAGGTACCAGCATGGATCTACCTCATACCCCCACCCTGACACGGAGAGCTTTCTCATGGACCTGCAGAGTGGGCTGCCCCCACACTTGACCGcagcctcctcctctacctcctcctcccctcagaggGAGGTGCTCTCAGAAGCCCAGGGTGGGCCAGGGGCCGGGGACCCCCACATTCTGTCCAGGAGCCCCGCTCTCTCCTCGGCCGAGCTGTCATGCGCTGCTAACATGGACCTGGGTCCTCTCCTGGGCTTCCTGCCGTTCGGCCTGCCTCCTTACAGTGCTCATATGAGTATGGGAGGTCTGGTGATGGGCTACCcgtctacctccacctccactgtGCCGCCCTCCTCCAGTCCCCTGCCTTCTCAGGCCCCAGGAGGCCTTACCTTCCTGCAGCCTCCACAACTGCACGCACCCCAGGGCCCCGGAACCCACAACAACAACCAGCTACCTCAGGGGTTCAGCAACCCTGGAATGAGCACTTCCACCTCCCTACCTCGCTACTACCAGGCCTTTCAACAGTGA